One segment of Mycolicibacterium baixiangningiae DNA contains the following:
- a CDS encoding aldehyde dehydrogenase family protein — MNGEPDLYIGGSWRHAGDGATRDIINPADGSLAARVDEATPHDARDAVTAARRVFDDGSWAATPVAERAALLDRVADLLVRDREELSLLETRDTGKTLAESRIDMDDITSVFRYYARLIAVQADRLVDVGDPSIISRVVREPVGVCVLIAPWNYPLLQMSWKVAPALAAGCTMVVKPSEVTPLSTIAFTRLLEEAGVPAGVVNLVQGSGATLGNALTDTAEVDFISFTGGVATGRTIAQVAAKHVTKVALELGGKNPHLVFADIGTAAGWDSAVDHVLTGVFLHSGQVCSAGTRLIIEESIADDFVADLAARAAKIRVGDGMDPASETGPLVSEQHRGKVESYVALGISEGATLVCGGARPSDPVLAKGSYYLPTIFDRCDRSMRIVTEETFGPILTVERFTDESEAIRLGNDTQYGLAAGVRTSDAGRGERVVRALRHGTVWLNDFGYYTAAAEWGGFGKSGNGRELGPTGLAEYQETKHIWHNVAPQKAGWFKG, encoded by the coding sequence ATGAACGGTGAACCGGACCTCTACATCGGAGGTTCATGGCGTCATGCCGGTGACGGTGCGACCCGCGACATCATCAACCCGGCGGACGGCAGCCTGGCGGCGCGCGTCGACGAGGCGACCCCGCACGACGCCCGCGATGCCGTCACCGCCGCGCGACGGGTCTTCGACGACGGCAGCTGGGCGGCCACGCCGGTAGCCGAACGCGCCGCCCTGCTCGACCGGGTGGCGGATCTGCTCGTCCGCGACAGGGAGGAGCTGTCGCTGCTGGAGACCCGCGACACCGGGAAGACGCTGGCGGAGAGCCGCATCGACATGGACGACATCACATCGGTGTTCCGCTACTACGCGCGCTTGATCGCCGTGCAGGCCGACCGCCTCGTCGACGTCGGTGATCCGTCGATCATCAGCCGCGTGGTGCGCGAACCCGTCGGCGTGTGTGTGCTCATCGCGCCGTGGAACTATCCGCTGCTGCAGATGTCGTGGAAGGTCGCCCCCGCCCTGGCGGCGGGCTGCACGATGGTCGTGAAGCCCAGTGAGGTCACGCCGCTGAGCACCATCGCGTTCACCCGTCTCCTCGAGGAGGCGGGGGTGCCGGCCGGCGTGGTCAACCTCGTCCAGGGCAGCGGCGCCACCCTCGGCAACGCGCTCACCGACACCGCCGAGGTCGACTTCATCTCGTTCACGGGGGGAGTGGCCACGGGTCGCACGATCGCGCAGGTCGCGGCCAAACACGTCACGAAGGTGGCGCTGGAACTCGGCGGCAAGAACCCGCACCTCGTCTTCGCCGACATCGGGACGGCAGCAGGCTGGGACAGCGCCGTCGACCACGTGCTGACCGGGGTGTTTCTGCACTCGGGGCAGGTGTGCTCGGCCGGTACCCGGCTCATCATCGAGGAGTCGATCGCCGACGACTTCGTCGCCGATCTCGCCGCGCGGGCGGCCAAGATCCGGGTCGGCGACGGGATGGACCCCGCCAGCGAGACCGGCCCGCTGGTGTCCGAGCAGCATCGCGGCAAAGTGGAATCCTATGTCGCGCTCGGCATCTCGGAGGGCGCCACGCTGGTGTGCGGTGGCGCCCGGCCGAGTGACCCCGTGCTGGCGAAGGGCAGTTACTACCTGCCCACGATCTTCGACCGGTGCGACCGGTCGATGCGGATCGTCACCGAAGAGACGTTCGGTCCGATCCTGACGGTGGAGCGGTTCACCGACGAGTCCGAGGCCATCCGCCTCGGCAACGACACGCAGTATGGTCTCGCGGCCGGGGTGCGGACATCCGACGCCGGGCGGGGCGAACGTGTGGTGCGGGCCTTGCGGCACGGCACGGTGTGGCTCAACGACTTCGGCTACTACACCGCCGCCGCGGAGTGGGGCGGGTTCGGCAAGTCAGGCAACGGTCGCGAACTCGGACCCACCGGGCTCGCGGAATACCAAGAGACCAAACACATCTGGCACAACGTCGCGCCGCAAAAGGCCGGTTGGTTCAAGGGCTGA
- a CDS encoding aromatic ring-hydroxylating oxygenase subunit alpha, producing MTATDESATLLATLGGEFYTSEGIFTAEQTHIFEDSWICAARVGDLAASGQFKKVQIGRESVLVVRGRDGLLRGFLNVCRHRGAQLCTESEGQVRRTLRCPYHAWTYALDGKLVAAPNISALTDDTGAAIDRYRYGLVPVALREWLGYAWVCLADTPPSFEDTVVGEVTLRLGDADAIARYGVDDLHLGHRIVYDVAANWKLIVENFMECYHCAAIHPELVDVLPEFARGMAAQSYIGHGAEFGSEVTGFTVDGSAGFGTLPGLSDNQDRRYFAITVRPTVFVNLVPDHIIFHRMYPMAPDRTVVECDWLYAPDIVAAGHDVSRSVELFHRVNQQDFEACERTQPAMSSRAYRHGGVLVPAEHHLAEFHQWVVSRLGTSDGCARG from the coding sequence ATGACCGCCACCGATGAGTCCGCGACCCTGCTGGCCACCCTGGGCGGCGAGTTCTACACCAGTGAGGGGATATTCACCGCCGAGCAGACCCACATCTTCGAGGATTCCTGGATCTGCGCGGCCCGGGTGGGCGACCTGGCGGCGTCGGGGCAGTTCAAGAAGGTCCAGATCGGCCGGGAGAGCGTGCTGGTGGTGCGCGGCCGGGACGGACTGCTGCGGGGGTTCCTCAACGTCTGTCGGCACCGGGGCGCACAGCTGTGCACCGAATCCGAGGGCCAGGTGCGGCGGACACTGCGCTGTCCCTACCACGCATGGACCTACGCGCTGGACGGCAAACTCGTCGCCGCACCGAACATCTCGGCGCTCACCGACGACACCGGCGCGGCCATCGACCGCTATCGGTACGGGCTGGTGCCCGTCGCGCTCCGGGAATGGCTCGGCTACGCCTGGGTGTGTCTGGCCGATACGCCGCCGTCCTTCGAGGACACCGTCGTCGGTGAGGTGACGCTGCGCCTCGGTGACGCGGACGCCATCGCCCGCTACGGCGTCGACGATCTTCATCTCGGTCACCGCATCGTCTACGACGTCGCCGCCAACTGGAAGCTCATCGTCGAGAACTTCATGGAGTGCTACCACTGTGCGGCGATCCATCCCGAACTCGTCGACGTGCTGCCGGAGTTCGCCCGGGGTATGGCGGCCCAGTCCTACATCGGTCACGGTGCCGAGTTCGGTTCCGAGGTCACCGGATTCACGGTCGACGGCTCCGCGGGGTTCGGCACGCTGCCCGGTCTGTCCGACAACCAGGACCGGCGCTACTTCGCGATCACCGTGCGCCCGACGGTGTTCGTCAACCTGGTACCCGACCACATCATCTTCCACCGGATGTATCCGATGGCACCCGACCGCACCGTCGTCGAATGCGACTGGCTCTACGCACCGGACATCGTGGCCGCCGGACACGACGTGAGCCGGTCGGTCGAGCTGTTCCACCGCGTCAATCAGCAGGATTTCGAGGCCTGCGAACGCACCCAGCCGGCCATGTCGTCGCGGGCCTACCGACACGGCGGTGTGCTCGTACCCGCCGAACATCACCTCGCGGAGTTCCATCAGTGGGTAGTGTCCCGTCTCGGCACGTCGGACGGCTGCGCAAGGGGTTGA
- a CDS encoding APC family permease codes for MEDFGYRESLDRSIGKFASFAAGVSYISILTGTFQLFYFGFGTAGPAYLWSWPIVFVGQMAVALCFMELAAKYPVAGSVYNWSKKLASRLVGWMSGWLMLTASIVTISAVALAYQLNLPRLWSGFQIIGDGTGEYDYAANAVLLGTVLIAFTTLINALGVKLMSRINSAGVFIELIAAVLIVVLFAANIEHGPDIFFSTNGYGTGESMGFLGAFLIASLASGYVMYGFDTASSLGEETVEPRRTAPKAIARAILASFVIGGGILVLGVMAAPDLNDPALGESTGGLQYILQSVLSGPLGTVFLICIVIAVTVCTLAVHTAAIRLTFAMARDNALPFGERLATVNPKTQTPIVPAVTIGVIAVIILVINIGQPKIFTVLTSIAIIMIYLAYLMVTGPLLKKRLQGQWPPKDLKEGGYFTMGRWGLPVNIFAVVWGVGMALNLAWPRAAVYGEGWYYEWGAFIYIGVILGAGLLWYAVKGRHHIGCLESHAATTKDAALDG; via the coding sequence ATGGAGGACTTCGGCTACCGGGAATCGCTCGACCGCAGCATCGGCAAGTTCGCGAGTTTCGCCGCGGGCGTCAGCTACATCTCGATCCTCACCGGCACCTTCCAGCTGTTCTACTTCGGATTCGGCACCGCCGGACCGGCTTACCTGTGGTCCTGGCCGATCGTGTTCGTCGGGCAGATGGCCGTCGCTCTGTGCTTCATGGAACTCGCGGCGAAATACCCCGTGGCGGGCTCGGTCTACAACTGGAGCAAGAAACTCGCCAGCCGGCTGGTCGGGTGGATGTCGGGTTGGCTCATGCTCACCGCGTCCATCGTGACGATCTCCGCGGTGGCGCTGGCTTACCAGTTGAACCTGCCCCGGCTGTGGAGCGGATTCCAGATCATCGGCGACGGCACCGGCGAGTACGACTACGCCGCGAACGCCGTGCTGCTCGGCACCGTGCTGATCGCGTTCACCACGCTGATCAACGCGCTGGGTGTCAAGCTGATGTCGAGGATCAACAGCGCGGGGGTGTTCATCGAACTGATCGCCGCGGTGCTGATCGTCGTGTTGTTCGCGGCGAATATCGAGCACGGCCCCGATATCTTCTTCTCCACCAATGGATACGGCACCGGCGAAAGTATGGGATTCCTCGGGGCGTTCCTGATCGCGTCGCTGGCATCCGGATACGTGATGTACGGCTTCGACACCGCCAGCTCGCTGGGCGAGGAGACCGTCGAACCGCGGCGCACCGCACCCAAAGCCATCGCCCGCGCCATCCTGGCGTCGTTCGTGATCGGCGGCGGCATCCTGGTCCTCGGCGTGATGGCGGCACCGGATCTGAACGATCCCGCGCTCGGCGAGAGCACTGGCGGCCTGCAGTACATCCTCCAATCGGTGCTGTCCGGGCCGCTCGGCACGGTCTTCTTGATCTGCATCGTCATCGCGGTCACCGTGTGCACGCTCGCAGTGCACACCGCCGCGATCCGGCTCACCTTCGCGATGGCCCGCGACAATGCGCTGCCGTTCGGGGAGCGGCTGGCCACGGTCAACCCGAAGACTCAGACGCCGATCGTGCCCGCGGTGACCATCGGCGTCATCGCTGTCATCATCCTCGTCATCAACATCGGTCAGCCGAAGATCTTCACCGTGCTGACGTCGATCGCGATCATCATGATCTACCTGGCCTACCTGATGGTGACCGGACCGCTGCTGAAGAAGCGCCTGCAGGGCCAGTGGCCGCCCAAGGACCTCAAAGAGGGCGGTTACTTCACGATGGGCCGCTGGGGTCTGCCGGTGAACATCTTCGCCGTCGTGTGGGGCGTCGGGATGGCGCTCAACCTGGCGTGGCCGCGGGCCGCCGTGTACGGCGAAGGTTGGTACTACGAGTGGGGCGCCTTCATCTACATCGGCGTCATCCTCGGCGCCGGGTTGCTCTGGTACGCGGTAAAGGGCCGCCATCACATCGGATGTCTCGAATCGCACGCCGCGACAACGAAAGACGCCGCCCTCGATGGCTGA